The Thermasporomyces composti region GCAGGCCCACCCGTGCGCCGGTTCCGCCCGCCAGGATGACCGCCACGGTCCGCTCCCGCCCCCGATCGGTGACCTCCTGCACACGCTGGGTGTCAGGGGTGGCTTCGGACGTCGGATCCGGCCTCGTATCGGGCACTGTCGCGTCACTTCCCTTCGTCTGGTCGGACGAGCTTCTCACGGGAGCATGCCGCGATGATCACGATCCCGTGTCGCACGGTTCCACGGATGGTAGTTGCCCACCCTGAACGACGATCGGTGGCCCGTCCGCGCGGTGGGTGAACCTCGCCCAGCGTGGACGACTAACCTCGGGGAGGCACCTGCTGACGACCGGTCACGCAGGTGACACGGTGGGCGACCGACGGCGACGGGAAGCGCCCGACCGCACACCAGCCGACGAGACGAGCCGACCGAGAAGGGGAAACCTCCTGTGAAATCGCTGAGTATCGACGGTGCCTGGGTGCTCGAGCCGACGATCTTCCCGGACAAGCGCGGCGCCTTCTGCGAGTGGTTCCGCGGAGCCGACTTCCGGGCAGCGACAGGGCACGACCTCACGCTGGCACAGGCCAACTGCTCCGTCTCCCGGCGCGGCGTCATTCGCGGCATCCACTTCGCCGACGTCCCACCGGGCCAAGCCAAGTACGTCACGTGCGCACGGGGCGCGGTGCTCGACGTCGTCGTCGACATCCGGGTGGGCTCTCCCACGTTCGGCCAGTGGGAGGCTGTCCGGCTCGATGACGACGCCCGGCGCGCGGTCTACCTCTCCGAAGGGCTGGGCCACGCCTTCATGGCTCTCACCGACGACGCGACCCTGGTCTACCTCTGCTCGACGCCGTACGCGCCGGAGCGGGAGCACACGGTCCACCCACTCGACTCGGACCTGGCCATCGACTGGCCCGCGGACGTCGAGCCCATCCTGTCCGACCGGGACGCCGCCGCGCCGAGCCTGGCCGAGGCCGAGCGACAGGGGCTGCTGCCGTCCTACGTCGAGACCCAGGCGTTCCGCGCGGCGCTCCGCTCCCGCGCGCTCAGCTGACCACACGTGCGCCCTAGCCGCGGGCCGGCAGCGGCCGTAGCGTGTGGACGGGCGCCGGTGTGGACATATGGGAAGGACAGATAGCCTGCGGCTCCAGAGCACACGTGCGCACCGGGGCCGGCCGCGCGGAGGACGGGGAACCCGCCCATCGCACGAGGGGAACGCCACCGTGACAGCTTCCACGACCAGTCCGACGTCCGATCGGGAACAGACCTCCGGACCGGCGGTGAAGGTGAGTGTCATCGTCCCGGTCTACAACCCCGGACCGTACATCGAGGACCTCATCGCCTCCTTGCTCCGGCAGAGCCTGCCCGCGACCGAGTTCGAGGCGATCTTCGTCGACGACGGCTCCACCGACGAGACCCCCGCCCGACTCGACGCATTGGCGGCCGAGCATCCCCACATGCGAGTCATCCACCAGGAGAACTCCGGGTGGTCGGGGAAGCCGCGCAACGTCGGCATCGAGGCGGCCCGCGGCGAGTACGTCTTCTTCGCGGACAACGACGACTGGCTCGGTGACGAGGCGCTCGAGCGGCTCTACAACTTCGCCAAGAAGAACGACGCCGACATCGTCATCGGCAAGATGGCCGGCAAGGGCCGCGGCGTTCCCCGCGAGCTGTTCCGGCGCAACTACGACCGCGCCACCCTGGCCAACGCCCCGCTCATCGACAGCCTCACGCCGCACAAGCTGTTCCGCAAGGCCTTCCTCGACGAGCACAAGCTGCGCTTCCCCGAAGGGCGTCGTCGGCTGGAAGACCACGTCTTCGTCACCGCGGCGTACTTCGCGGCGCGCACGATCTCGGTGTTGAGCGACTACGTCTGCTACTACCACGTGCGCCGCGACGACAACGCCAACGCCGGGTTCCAGCGACTCGAGCCCAAGGGCTACTTCGCCAACCTCGCCGAGGCCCTCGACATCGTCGAGAAGAACACCGAGCCCGGGCCGTTGCGGGACCGTCTCTACCGGCGCTGGTACCGCGTGGAGATGATCGAGCGCCTGCGCGGGAAGCGCCTGTTGCAGATGCCCGAGGCGGACCGCGAGGCGCTGTTCGCCGAGATCCGGCGGCTGTCCAGCGAGCGCTTCGGGCCGGGCGTGGCCGCCGGCCTGCCGCCAAGCCAGCGCGTCGTGGGGCGCCTCATCCAAGCCGACCGGCTGAAGGACCTGGTGCACCTCGCGGTCTGGGAGGAGGACATCCGCGCGCTGGTCCGGCTGGACGACATGGGCTGGCACGACGGAGCGCTCCGGCTCGTGGTGACCGGTGAGCTGCGCGCCGGGTCCAGCCCGGTGACGTTCACCCACCGCGATGGCCGCGACCTGCTCACACCGCCGCTGCCCGAGGACGCCCTCGCCGTCATCGGTGAGGAGGACCTGGACTCGACCGCGCGGCTCGCCCAGAGCAAGCTCGACGTCCTCGTCCGCTCGCGCGAGACCTCGGCGGAGTTCCTCCTCCCGGTGACCTTCACCCCGTGCCGGGAGCCCATCGACGACAGCGACGGGCGCTTTCGGCTGGTGCTGCGCGGGGAGGCGCGCCTGGACGTCACGACCGTCGGCGGGAGAGCGCCGCTGGACGACGGCATCTGGGACGTGGTGGCGAGGATCTCGTCCTGCGGCTGGACCAAGGACACGCGGGTCGGATCGGTTCGCCTGCCCAGCGTCTCCGACCACTGTGTGCCCGCCGTCCTCGGCAACCCGCCGCGGGCGGTGACCCCCTACTGGACCGACAAGGGCAACCTCTCCGTCGACGTGGGCCAGCGGACCTCTCACCTGGCTGACCTGGTGCTGGCCGGCGACCAGCCGAGCCTGCGCAAGGACTCCTCGGGCCTCGCGCTGTGCCTCCCGCTTCGAGCGGTCGTCGCCCAGCCGGTCACCGACGCCGCTGTGCGGCTCGTTCATGAGGCGAGTGGGCGCAGCGTGGACGCGCTCGCGGAGCTCGCTCCCGCCGTCAGCGAGGGAACCGGCCGTTCCGAGCTGCGCACCTGGATCGGTGAACGACTGGAGCCAGGACGCTGGGCCGTGCAGGTCCGTCTGGTGCCCGCTGAGCGAGGCCGTTTCGTCGGCGTTCCAGTGAGCGTCACGGTGCCGGCGCGGGGCGGTTCACCAGCGATCGAGGTCTTGCGCCGCCCGGACGACGGAGGCGCGCCCCCACCCGCAGCCTCGGCGCGCGCGACCGAGTTCGCCCGCGCTCTCCGGGTCGGGCGCCGGCTCGCGCGCAAGGTCCGGCACACCGTCGCTGGAGCGGTCCGCCGCGGCAGCTCGTGACCGGCGGGCGAGACCGCCCACCATCGGACTGCGAACCTTGGACGCGCGACCTCACCGGCCGCCCGTCCTGACCGGCGACAGACGGCCGGGCGAGGTACGGCGGCAGCGTCAGCGCAGCTTGCGCCCCAAGGCCGGGGCGCCAGGAACCTTACGGAGAAACGACGCCCGCCGGGCCAACCTCTGGACGAGAGCGCGGCGCGGCCTCGTCGGTTCGCCGGACGCGCGTCCCTCGGCGGCCCTCCGGCGGCGGACCTCCGCGATCATCTCCGCCTCCCCCACCGACACCGACGGATCGAACTCGCGATCGCGTCCGCGCCGCGGGTCCGGCGCCCACTCGCTCAACGCCGGACGGGGCAGATCCGCCAACGCCTTG contains the following coding sequences:
- the rfbC gene encoding dTDP-4-dehydrorhamnose 3,5-epimerase, with the translated sequence MKSLSIDGAWVLEPTIFPDKRGAFCEWFRGADFRAATGHDLTLAQANCSVSRRGVIRGIHFADVPPGQAKYVTCARGAVLDVVVDIRVGSPTFGQWEAVRLDDDARRAVYLSEGLGHAFMALTDDATLVYLCSTPYAPEREHTVHPLDSDLAIDWPADVEPILSDRDAAAPSLAEAERQGLLPSYVETQAFRAALRSRALS
- a CDS encoding glycosyltransferase family 2 protein, which produces MTASTTSPTSDREQTSGPAVKVSVIVPVYNPGPYIEDLIASLLRQSLPATEFEAIFVDDGSTDETPARLDALAAEHPHMRVIHQENSGWSGKPRNVGIEAARGEYVFFADNDDWLGDEALERLYNFAKKNDADIVIGKMAGKGRGVPRELFRRNYDRATLANAPLIDSLTPHKLFRKAFLDEHKLRFPEGRRRLEDHVFVTAAYFAARTISVLSDYVCYYHVRRDDNANAGFQRLEPKGYFANLAEALDIVEKNTEPGPLRDRLYRRWYRVEMIERLRGKRLLQMPEADREALFAEIRRLSSERFGPGVAAGLPPSQRVVGRLIQADRLKDLVHLAVWEEDIRALVRLDDMGWHDGALRLVVTGELRAGSSPVTFTHRDGRDLLTPPLPEDALAVIGEEDLDSTARLAQSKLDVLVRSRETSAEFLLPVTFTPCREPIDDSDGRFRLVLRGEARLDVTTVGGRAPLDDGIWDVVARISSCGWTKDTRVGSVRLPSVSDHCVPAVLGNPPRAVTPYWTDKGNLSVDVGQRTSHLADLVLAGDQPSLRKDSSGLALCLPLRAVVAQPVTDAAVRLVHEASGRSVDALAELAPAVSEGTGRSELRTWIGERLEPGRWAVQVRLVPAERGRFVGVPVSVTVPARGGSPAIEVLRRPDDGGAPPPAASARATEFARALRVGRRLARKVRHTVAGAVRRGSS